From Streptomyces sp. NBC_00775, one genomic window encodes:
- a CDS encoding transaldolase family protein yields the protein MRGGILRRLVSEGVSPWLNGFHRGFLQARRPAELAALEGVRGMTAQPALLAAALSVDTAYHRQLAQLAGEGTGVGEALRALQVQDIRRACDDLGPSYEATGRHEGLVSMDLDPGLGHDADATVAEARSLVAAVARPNALVKIPATVEGLAAIRDCVGRGIGVHATEIYTARRHSEVMDAYCGGLEIARRAGRPLHGIASLASAPVSRIDTECDARLAELGTSEAGALRGETALALARLMYQQYDEQLGGARWRDLAAAGARPQRLMWTVDGPHTPDQAGYAARLVGWHTALALPLRALLAADRWGTPRGDTLGGRQRDARRVLDEFERTGLRFEAVAGRLAAHGEKRLVRSWEALRGTVGTQLRLRAGR from the coding sequence ATGCGGGGCGGAATTCTGCGTCGTCTTGTTTCGGAGGGCGTTTCCCCTTGGCTGAATGGATTTCACCGGGGATTTCTGCAGGCGCGGCGGCCGGCGGAACTGGCCGCACTGGAAGGTGTGCGGGGCATGACCGCACAGCCCGCCCTGCTTGCCGCTGCCCTCTCCGTCGACACCGCCTACCACCGGCAACTGGCCCAACTCGCCGGAGAGGGCACGGGCGTTGGCGAGGCGCTGCGGGCTCTCCAGGTCCAGGACATCCGCCGGGCCTGCGACGACCTCGGTCCTTCCTACGAGGCCACGGGCCGGCACGAGGGCCTGGTCTCCATGGACCTGGATCCGGGGCTCGGCCACGACGCCGACGCCACGGTCGCCGAGGCACGCTCGCTGGTCGCGGCCGTCGCCCGGCCGAACGCGCTGGTGAAGATCCCGGCCACCGTCGAAGGGCTGGCCGCCATCAGGGACTGCGTCGGCCGGGGCATCGGCGTGCACGCCACCGAGATCTACACGGCCCGGCGCCACAGCGAGGTCATGGACGCGTACTGCGGCGGACTCGAGATCGCCCGCCGCGCCGGTCGGCCGCTGCACGGCATCGCCTCGCTGGCGTCCGCGCCGGTGAGCCGCATCGACACCGAATGCGACGCCCGACTGGCCGAGTTGGGTACCTCCGAAGCCGGCGCGCTGCGCGGCGAGACCGCCCTGGCCCTCGCCCGGCTGATGTACCAGCAGTACGACGAGCAGCTGGGCGGCGCCCGCTGGCGGGACCTCGCCGCCGCCGGCGCCCGGCCGCAGCGCCTGATGTGGACGGTGGACGGCCCGCACACCCCTGACCAGGCCGGATACGCGGCCCGGCTGGTGGGCTGGCACACCGCCCTGGCCCTGCCGCTGCGCGCGCTGCTCGCCGCCGACCGCTGGGGAACGCCGCGCGGGGACACCCTCGGGGGCCGGCAACGGGACGCCCGGCGCGTGTTGGACGAATTCGAACGGACCGGCCTACGCTTCGAGGCGGTCGCCGGGAGGCTCGCGGCACATGGCGAGAAACGGTTGGTCCGCTCGTGGGAGGCGCTCCGAGGGACGGTGGGCACCCAACTGCGGCTGCGCGCCGGCCGGTAG